One window from the genome of Bradyrhizobium xenonodulans encodes:
- a CDS encoding MFS transporter — MTVATGVSASAEKSTTAHVVWASALGTAIEWYDFLIYNTAAALVFSKLFFPNFDPFVGTLAAFSTYAVGFVARPIGGAIIGHYGDRLGRKTMLVATMIAMGLGTFLIGCLPTYSQIGVWAPILLIILRFIQGIGLGGEWSGAVVMVIEHAGNRRGFYGSLVQIGFPVGVAASTGIFALMTQLPEADFLSWGWRVPFWISILLVGVGFIVRLKLAETPHFKEVVERKEVLAQPVWEVLRRDWRSFLLAIGITVSEVGLAYLLTVFTVHYATTKLGLPRQVILNAVVYAAIVEFATLPLAGWLSDIFGRKALYLAGGVFSVALAFPLFWFLDSKEPALIIFALVVTMTLTHALLFGPKAAFMPELFRTQVRYSGASLGANVAAALSGGFSPLIATALLAWVGSYWPVSVYIIALSVITIIATLMAPETARDSLKS; from the coding sequence ATGACGGTAGCAACGGGGGTCTCCGCTTCGGCGGAGAAGTCGACGACGGCGCATGTGGTGTGGGCGAGCGCGCTGGGCACTGCGATCGAGTGGTACGACTTCCTGATCTACAACACCGCTGCGGCCCTCGTGTTCAGCAAGCTGTTCTTTCCGAACTTCGATCCCTTCGTCGGAACGCTGGCGGCATTCTCGACCTATGCGGTCGGCTTCGTGGCGCGCCCGATCGGCGGCGCGATCATCGGGCATTACGGCGACCGGCTCGGCCGCAAGACCATGCTGGTCGCGACCATGATCGCGATGGGGCTCGGCACCTTCCTGATCGGCTGCCTGCCGACCTACAGCCAGATCGGTGTCTGGGCGCCGATCCTGCTCATCATCCTGCGCTTCATCCAGGGCATCGGTCTCGGGGGCGAATGGAGCGGTGCGGTCGTGATGGTGATCGAGCACGCCGGCAACCGCCGGGGCTTCTACGGCAGCCTGGTGCAAATCGGTTTTCCCGTCGGCGTCGCCGCCTCCACCGGTATCTTCGCCTTGATGACTCAGCTCCCGGAGGCCGACTTCCTGAGCTGGGGCTGGCGCGTGCCATTCTGGATCAGCATCTTGCTGGTCGGCGTCGGCTTCATCGTGCGGCTCAAGCTCGCGGAGACGCCGCACTTCAAGGAGGTGGTCGAGCGCAAGGAGGTGCTGGCGCAGCCGGTGTGGGAAGTGTTGCGCCGTGACTGGCGCAGCTTCCTGCTCGCGATCGGCATCACGGTGTCGGAGGTTGGGCTCGCTTATCTCCTCACCGTCTTCACGGTGCACTATGCCACGACCAAGCTCGGCCTGCCGCGCCAGGTGATCCTCAATGCAGTGGTCTATGCGGCGATCGTCGAGTTCGCGACATTGCCGCTTGCGGGGTGGCTGTCCGACATCTTCGGCCGCAAGGCGCTGTATCTCGCCGGCGGGGTGTTCTCGGTGGCGCTGGCGTTTCCGCTGTTCTGGTTCCTCGACTCCAAGGAGCCGGCGCTGATCATTTTCGCGCTCGTCGTCACGATGACGCTGACGCACGCGCTGCTGTTCGGCCCCAAGGCCGCGTTCATGCCGGAACTGTTCCGCACCCAGGTGCGCTACAGCGGCGCCTCGCTCGGCGCCAATGTCGCGGCTGCGCTCAGCGGCGGCTTCTCGCCGCTGATTGCGACGGCACTGCTCGCATGGGTCGGCTCGTACTGGCCGGTGTCGGTCTACATCATCGCGCTGTCGGTCATCACGATCATCGCGACGCTGATGGCGCCGGAAACGGCGCGGGATTCGCTGAAGTCCTGA
- a CDS encoding ABC transporter substrate-binding protein: MRGLLACAMLAAMTSAAVTTVARAQVSDDAVRIGVLTDLSSWGRDNSGPGSVEAAKMAVEEFGPTVLGKPIEIISADHQMKTDVGVQIVRGWFDNGKVDAVVDIPNSGIAIAVHNMVRERNRIALLSGPGASSLTDELCSPNTVHFTYDTYALSKVTASAVIKEGGKSWYFITADYAFGQQLEKDATRFINEMGGKVLGGVKHPTNTADFSSFALQAQSSKSDVVAFANAGQDTDNAIKQSGEFGLVQGGQKLVGLLMFDTDVHAVGLKAAQGTYMTTASYWAMDEATRAWSKKFYERTKVMPTMIHTGVYGSVLHYLKGIKAAGTDDPAKVMARMRELPIEDTFVHGGRLREDGRVIRDMYLAKVKSPEQSKEPWDYLEIVKTVKGEDAFRPVSESKCPLLKK, encoded by the coding sequence ATGAGAGGGCTTCTGGCCTGCGCCATGCTCGCGGCCATGACTTCGGCTGCCGTAACCACCGTTGCGCGCGCGCAAGTCTCCGACGACGCGGTGCGGATCGGCGTGCTGACGGATCTATCCAGCTGGGGCCGCGACAACAGCGGGCCGGGCTCGGTCGAGGCAGCCAAAATGGCGGTGGAGGAATTCGGGCCGACCGTGCTCGGCAAGCCGATCGAGATCATCAGCGCCGACCACCAGATGAAGACCGACGTCGGCGTGCAGATCGTGCGCGGCTGGTTCGACAACGGCAAGGTCGACGCCGTCGTCGACATCCCCAATTCCGGCATCGCGATCGCCGTGCACAACATGGTGCGCGAGCGCAACAGGATCGCGCTGCTCTCCGGGCCCGGCGCGAGCTCGCTGACCGACGAGTTGTGTAGCCCCAACACCGTGCATTTCACTTATGACACCTATGCGCTGTCGAAGGTGACGGCCTCCGCCGTGATCAAGGAAGGCGGAAAATCCTGGTACTTCATCACCGCGGACTACGCCTTCGGCCAGCAGCTCGAGAAGGATGCGACGCGCTTCATCAATGAGATGGGCGGGAAGGTCTTGGGCGGCGTGAAACATCCGACCAACACCGCGGACTTCTCCTCCTTCGCGCTGCAGGCCCAGAGCTCGAAATCGGACGTCGTCGCCTTTGCCAATGCCGGTCAGGACACCGACAACGCCATCAAGCAATCCGGCGAGTTCGGTCTCGTCCAGGGCGGCCAGAAGCTGGTCGGCCTGTTGATGTTCGACACCGACGTGCATGCGGTCGGCCTCAAGGCCGCGCAGGGTACCTACATGACCACGGCGTCGTACTGGGCCATGGACGAGGCGACGCGGGCCTGGTCCAAGAAGTTCTATGAGCGTACCAAGGTGATGCCGACCATGATCCATACCGGTGTCTACGGCTCCGTCCTGCATTATCTGAAAGGAATCAAGGCGGCCGGCACCGACGATCCCGCCAAGGTGATGGCCAGGATGCGCGAGCTGCCGATCGAGGATACATTCGTCCATGGCGGACGCTTGCGCGAGGACGGCCGCGTCATCCGCGACATGTATCTGGCCAAGGTGAAGTCGCCCGAGCAGTCCAAGGAGCCCTGGGACTATCTCGAGATCGTCAAGACCGTGAAGGGCGAGGACGCCTTCCGTCCGGTCTCCGAGTCCAAATGTCCGCTGCTGAAGAAGTGA
- a CDS encoding FAD-dependent oxidoreductase, with amino-acid sequence MIGNERNASETYECDVLVAGSGASGMSAAITARYRGLDVLIAEKEPRFGGTTARSGGWLWIPGTSLAKAYGIAETPEQARTYLRHEAGNNFDAARVDAFLSAGPEAVDFFTTKTALRFDMPLVFPDYHAEAPGGAQGGRSMVTRPFDGRELGEQIKTLGMPLPELTVFGMMLGSGKEIIHFMRVTKSLTSAVYVAKRLSRHLMDVLRYGRGMTLTNGNALAGRLAKSAQDLNIPMWLSSPVRELTVENGAVTGAIVSREGRDVRVRARQGVVLACGGFPHDVERRKKMFPHAPTGHEHFSPGPTGNTGDGLRLAESAGGHVEDRLPNAAAWVPVSLTTRKDGSKGVMPHFIDRAKPGVIAVMRDGRRFANEGNSYHDFVQAMVKAAKPGEEIAAYLVCDHKTLRKYGLGCVPPFPMPLGHHLETGYLMRGDTLEALAAKAGIDANAFAETVRQFNATAPLGHDAAFGKGSKAYNRYQGDAMHGPNPCVAPIENGPFYAIKMVIGDLGTYAGIVTDENARALDAEGRVIPGLYAAGNDMASIMGGNYPGAGITLGPALTFGYIAGRHLADSAVTRNAA; translated from the coding sequence ATGATTGGCAACGAGCGCAACGCAAGCGAAACATACGAGTGCGATGTGCTCGTGGCCGGATCGGGAGCCTCCGGCATGTCGGCCGCGATCACGGCGCGTTATCGCGGCCTCGACGTGCTGATCGCCGAGAAGGAGCCGCGCTTCGGCGGCACCACCGCCCGCTCCGGCGGTTGGCTCTGGATCCCCGGCACGTCGCTGGCGAAGGCCTATGGCATCGCCGAGACGCCGGAACAGGCCCGCACCTATCTGCGGCACGAAGCCGGCAACAATTTCGATGCCGCGCGGGTCGATGCGTTCTTGAGCGCCGGCCCCGAAGCGGTGGATTTCTTCACCACCAAGACGGCGCTGCGCTTCGACATGCCGCTGGTGTTTCCCGACTATCACGCCGAAGCGCCCGGCGGCGCTCAGGGCGGCCGCTCCATGGTGACGCGTCCGTTCGACGGCCGCGAGCTTGGCGAGCAGATCAAGACACTGGGCATGCCGCTGCCCGAGCTCACCGTGTTCGGCATGATGCTCGGAAGCGGCAAGGAGATCATCCATTTCATGCGCGTGACGAAATCGCTGACCTCGGCGGTCTATGTCGCCAAGCGCCTGTCGCGGCATTTGATGGACGTTCTGCGCTACGGCCGCGGCATGACCCTGACCAACGGCAATGCGCTGGCCGGGCGCCTCGCAAAATCCGCGCAGGACTTGAATATCCCGATGTGGCTGTCGTCGCCGGTACGCGAGCTAACGGTCGAGAACGGCGCGGTGACCGGCGCCATCGTTTCGCGTGAGGGGCGCGACGTGCGTGTCCGTGCCCGCCAGGGCGTCGTGCTCGCCTGCGGCGGCTTCCCGCACGATGTCGAGCGCCGCAAAAAGATGTTTCCGCATGCGCCGACCGGCCATGAGCATTTTTCGCCGGGACCGACCGGCAACACCGGCGACGGCCTGCGCCTTGCGGAGAGCGCCGGCGGACATGTCGAGGACCGCCTGCCCAACGCGGCGGCCTGGGTGCCGGTGTCGCTGACGACGCGCAAGGACGGCTCGAAGGGCGTGATGCCCCACTTCATCGACCGCGCCAAGCCCGGCGTGATCGCGGTGATGCGCGACGGCAGGCGTTTTGCCAATGAAGGCAATTCCTACCACGACTTCGTCCAGGCCATGGTCAAGGCGGCAAAGCCCGGCGAAGAGATCGCGGCCTATCTCGTCTGCGATCACAAGACGCTGCGCAAATACGGCCTCGGCTGCGTGCCGCCTTTCCCGATGCCGCTGGGTCATCATCTCGAGACCGGCTATCTCATGCGCGGCGACACGCTGGAGGCGCTGGCGGCGAAGGCCGGCATCGATGCGAATGCGTTCGCCGAGACGGTCAGGCAGTTCAATGCGACCGCGCCGCTGGGGCACGATGCCGCCTTCGGCAAGGGCTCGAAGGCCTACAACCGCTACCAGGGCGACGCGATGCACGGCCCCAACCCTTGCGTCGCGCCGATCGAGAACGGCCCGTTCTACGCCATCAAGATGGTGATCGGCGATCTCGGCACCTATGCCGGCATCGTCACCGACGAGAACGCGCGGGCGCTCGATGCGGAGGGACGGGTGATTCCCGGGCTCTATGCCGCCGGCAACGACATGGCAAGCATCATGGGCGGCAATTATCCCGGCGCCGGCATCACGCTTGGGCCCGCGCTGACCTTCGGTTACATTGCCGGCCGTCATCTCGCCGACAGCGCCGTCACGCGCAACGCGGCGTAG